The DNA window TCGCCGTTCAGGCCCGCCAGGCCATCCGCCGCCGGGGTGGTCCAGTCATCATAATCTGGCGCCCGTACATCGTGCGATTTGCCATGCGACAGCTTGCCGCCGATGCCGATAAGGAACACTGCGCCCAGCTCTTTGGCGATCGCCCGCTCGCGCCCTTTGGCATCCAGATCCGGGTAACGCTGCAGCAGGGTTTCGCTGTGCACAAAGTGGATCTGTTCCGGCAGGAACGGGGTCAGGCCATGCTCGCGGCTGACTTCCGCCTCCGTCGCCTTGATGGCGGCGTAAATGCTGCGCACGGTGCTTTTCAGGTAGTCCAGGCTGCGCTCACCGTCGCCCATCACCCGCTCCCAGTCCCACTGATCGACGTACACCGAGTGGATAGGCGTCAGGCGATCTTCATCCGGGCGCAGCGCCTTCATATGGGTGTACAGGCCTTCGCCCGCGCCGAAATCGTAGCTCCCCAGGGTTTTACGTTTCCATTTCGCCAGTGAATGCACCACTTCGAAGGTGGCGTCCGGCAGGGTTTTGACCTTAACCTGCACCGCTTTCTCGCTGCCGGAGAGGTTATCCTGCGTGCCGTCACCCAGACGGCTGAGGATCGGCGCCTGCACTTCGATCAGGCCGAGCTGTTGCTCCAGCTGGCGGGAAAAGAAGGATTTGACCTGGCTGATTTGTTGTTGTTTTTGGATAAACTGTTTTTTCATTGCCGTATCTCTTGTAAACCTGTCTCTGTTGCCATCGATTAAGCAACAAAATGATACGCCAATTCAATATCCACTAATCAATATTGCCTTTTCACTTTTAATCGTTCATTTTTACCCGGACAGAATTCAACAATCGTTAATTAATGGGGGATTAAATGGCGGAAATTTATCAGATCGATAATCTCGATCGCGGCATCCTCAACGCCCTGATGGACAACGCGCGCACGCCGTACGCCGAACTGGCGAAAAACTTCGCCGTCAGCCCCGGCACCATTCATGTGCGGGTAGAGAAGATGAAACAGGCCGGGATCATCACCGGCGCGCGCATCGACGTCAGCCCCAAACAGTTGGGCTACGACGTGTGCTGCTTTATCGGCATCATATTAAAGAGCGCCAAGGACTACCCTTCGGCGCTGAAGAAGCTGGAAAGCCTGGAAGAAGTGGT is part of the Serratia marcescens genome and encodes:
- the asnA gene encoding aspartate--ammonia ligase codes for the protein MKKQFIQKQQQISQVKSFFSRQLEQQLGLIEVQAPILSRLGDGTQDNLSGSEKAVQVKVKTLPDATFEVVHSLAKWKRKTLGSYDFGAGEGLYTHMKALRPDEDRLTPIHSVYVDQWDWERVMGDGERSLDYLKSTVRSIYAAIKATEAEVSREHGLTPFLPEQIHFVHSETLLQRYPDLDAKGRERAIAKELGAVFLIGIGGKLSHGKSHDVRAPDYDDWTTPAADGLAGLNGDIVVWNPVLQDAFELSSMGIRVDAAALKHQLALTGDEERMKLEWHQSLLRGDMPQTIGGGIGQSRLVMLLLQLSHIGQVQCGVWSPEVRGAVEGLL
- the asnC gene encoding transcriptional regulator AsnC; translation: MAEIYQIDNLDRGILNALMDNARTPYAELAKNFAVSPGTIHVRVEKMKQAGIITGARIDVSPKQLGYDVCCFIGIILKSAKDYPSALKKLESLEEVVEAYYTTGHYSVFIKVMCRSIDALQQVLINKIQTIDEIQSTETLISLQNPIMRTIVP